A genomic window from Massilia sp. METH4 includes:
- a CDS encoding LysR family transcriptional regulator translates to MRNATLRQLKIFEAVARHLSFSRAAAEMHLTQPAVSTQIRTLEAHVGATLFEQLGKKTYLTQAGSELLPHCRAIILQFEQAEAAMAQHRGITGGRLDVAVISAGDYFFPQLMMAFARRHPGVKLNLTVHNREELLEELAANRTDLAVMVRPPVHDTQNDPFAPHPYVIVAAPQHPLAAPGRAPVPLRELVKYPFVVRERGSDTWHSMEDAFGPRLEELQVAMEIKSTETIKQAVIAGIGLGFLSAHTIGREVAAGSLVVVPAERFPLMLHWYVVHRREKRLPPVASAFRQFLLDDGAEWIGRLIPTAG, encoded by the coding sequence ATGCGCAATGCCACGTTGCGGCAGCTGAAGATCTTCGAGGCGGTGGCCCGCCACCTGAGTTTTTCCCGGGCGGCGGCGGAAATGCACCTCACGCAGCCGGCCGTCTCGACCCAGATCCGCACGCTCGAAGCCCACGTGGGCGCCACCCTGTTCGAGCAGCTTGGCAAGAAGACGTACCTGACACAGGCCGGCAGCGAGCTGTTGCCCCATTGCCGCGCCATCATCCTGCAGTTCGAGCAGGCCGAAGCGGCGATGGCCCAGCACCGCGGCATCACGGGCGGCCGGCTGGACGTGGCAGTGATCAGCGCCGGCGACTACTTCTTCCCGCAGCTGATGATGGCCTTCGCGCGCCGGCATCCCGGCGTGAAGCTGAACCTCACGGTGCACAACCGCGAAGAGCTGCTGGAGGAACTGGCGGCCAACCGCACCGATCTCGCCGTGATGGTGCGCCCGCCGGTGCACGACACGCAGAACGACCCGTTCGCGCCCCATCCCTACGTGATCGTGGCCGCGCCACAGCATCCGCTGGCCGCGCCGGGCCGTGCGCCGGTCCCCCTGCGCGAGCTGGTGAAGTACCCGTTCGTGGTGCGGGAGCGCGGTTCGGATACGTGGCACTCGATGGAAGATGCGTTCGGGCCGCGGCTCGAAGAGCTGCAGGTGGCGATGGAAATCAAGAGCACGGAAACCATCAAGCAGGCCGTGATCGCCGGCATCGGCCTGGGGTTCCTGTCCGCGCACACGATCGGCCGCGAGGTGGCGGCGGGCAGCCTGGTCGTCGTACCCGCCGAGCGTTTTCCGCTGATGCTGCACTGGTACGTGGTGCACCGCCGCGAGAAGCGGCTGCCGCCCGTGGCGAGCGCGTTCCGGCAGTTCCTGCTCGACGATGGGGCGGAGTGGATCGGGCGGCTGATTCCGACGGCGGGCTGA